In Micromonospora sp. WMMA1363, a genomic segment contains:
- a CDS encoding acetyl-CoA C-acyltransferase encodes MSEAHILASVRTGRGKARPGGGLATVPPLRLVQTLLAALAERTGLEPEQVDDVVLGSASQTGAQGGNLARTALLAMGWPTTVPGQTVNRFCASGVDAVATAAALVRSGQADLVVAGGVESVSYVPMFADQGPLWADEDVVEAIGSVHMGIAADVVATEQRFTREELDAYALVTHERAARARFEGLHDEVIVPVRDETGRVLLDRDEHIREDLTAATVANLKPAFAELGAAGQDQLVLRHLPELGEVRHLHTRATSPALADASALVLVGSATAAERTGIAPVARIVGSASAGADPVRMLVAGQHAVEKVVARAGLVVADLGVLEFAEAFAAMCLKIQRDHGLDGDVFNRNGGTIATGHAFGATGAILTGACARELARTGRRYGVAAVSGAAGLGSAVLLENVNHSNGMGA; translated from the coding sequence ATGAGCGAGGCCCACATTCTGGCCAGCGTGCGCACCGGCCGCGGCAAGGCCAGGCCGGGCGGAGGTCTCGCCACGGTCCCGCCGCTGCGGCTGGTCCAGACACTCCTCGCCGCGCTGGCCGAGCGCACCGGTCTCGAGCCGGAGCAGGTCGACGACGTCGTCCTCGGTTCGGCCTCCCAGACGGGAGCGCAGGGCGGTAACCTCGCCCGCACCGCCCTGCTGGCCATGGGTTGGCCCACCACCGTGCCCGGTCAGACCGTCAACCGGTTCTGCGCCTCCGGCGTCGACGCGGTGGCCACCGCCGCCGCCCTGGTCCGCTCCGGCCAGGCCGACCTGGTGGTGGCGGGGGGCGTCGAGTCCGTCTCGTACGTGCCGATGTTCGCCGACCAGGGTCCACTGTGGGCCGACGAGGACGTGGTCGAGGCCATCGGCTCGGTGCACATGGGCATCGCGGCGGACGTGGTCGCGACCGAACAACGGTTCACCCGGGAAGAACTCGACGCCTACGCGCTCGTCACCCACGAGCGAGCAGCACGGGCACGGTTCGAGGGCCTGCACGACGAGGTGATCGTCCCCGTACGCGACGAAACGGGCCGGGTCCTGCTGGACCGCGACGAGCACATCCGGGAGGACCTGACCGCTGCGACCGTCGCTAACCTGAAGCCGGCCTTCGCCGAGCTCGGTGCCGCGGGCCAGGACCAGCTGGTGCTGCGCCACCTACCGGAGCTGGGCGAGGTTCGTCACCTGCACACCCGCGCGACGTCACCGGCGCTCGCCGATGCGTCCGCCCTCGTCCTGGTCGGCTCCGCCACGGCCGCCGAGCGCACCGGGATCGCCCCGGTGGCACGCATCGTCGGCTCGGCCAGCGCCGGTGCTGATCCGGTGCGGATGCTGGTCGCCGGCCAGCACGCCGTGGAAAAGGTCGTGGCCCGCGCGGGACTCGTCGTGGCCGACCTCGGAGTCCTGGAATTCGCCGAGGCCTTCGCCGCCATGTGCCTGAAGATCCAGCGCGACCACGGCCTGGACGGCGACGTCTTCAACCGAAACGGCGGGACGATCGCGACGGGCCACGCATTCGGCGCGACGGGCGCCATCCTCACCGGCGCCTGCGCGCGGGAACTCGCCCGCACGGGCCGCCGGTACGGCGTCGCGGCCGTCAGCGGCGCGGCCGGCCTCGGATCAGCCGTACTCCTGGAGAACGTCAACCACTCGAATGGCATGGGAGCCTGA
- a CDS encoding acetyl-CoA acetyltransferase — protein MTREIYVLGGAQTDFARNWSRTGLGLGDMIEDVLPATFADADVPPDLVEVVHVGNLAGELFAGQAHLGGMVTAVEPALVGRPASRHEAACAAGGTALLAACSDLMAGHYDTALVVGVELMRNVSAREAADKLGSAAWVGREAQAAQFVWPTLFAEVADEYDRRYGLDHQVLGRFAEIAFANARGNTLAQTRDWDFPEGSFAEDDDVNPVVAGRLRKTDCGRITDGAAAVILATREFTEAWAARRGIVLDDVAHISGFGHRTDTLLLADKLHRARDDDYMFPHLRRTVADAFRRGGVDGIEDVDVVELHDCFSVTGLVTLEHLGLVSPGMGGEAILNGTTTRAGSLPVNPGGGLLGLGHPVGATGVRMVLDGQRQVTGHAGHQQIDGARRVLTVNVGGSFTTIVAFVVEAGAR, from the coding sequence GTGACCCGTGAGATCTACGTGCTGGGCGGTGCCCAGACCGACTTCGCCCGCAACTGGAGCAGAACGGGACTCGGTCTCGGCGACATGATCGAGGACGTCCTGCCCGCCACCTTCGCCGACGCCGACGTACCGCCCGACCTTGTCGAGGTCGTGCACGTCGGCAACCTCGCCGGCGAGCTCTTCGCCGGTCAGGCGCACCTCGGCGGCATGGTCACCGCGGTCGAGCCCGCCCTCGTCGGGCGCCCCGCAAGCCGACACGAGGCGGCGTGCGCCGCCGGCGGCACAGCGCTGCTGGCAGCGTGCTCCGACCTGATGGCCGGCCACTACGACACCGCGCTCGTGGTGGGCGTCGAGCTGATGCGCAACGTGTCCGCCAGGGAGGCCGCCGACAAGCTCGGGAGTGCCGCCTGGGTGGGACGTGAGGCCCAAGCCGCCCAGTTCGTCTGGCCCACCCTGTTCGCCGAGGTCGCGGACGAGTACGACCGACGCTACGGCCTCGACCACCAGGTCCTGGGCCGGTTCGCGGAGATCGCCTTCGCCAACGCCCGCGGGAACACGCTCGCCCAGACCCGCGACTGGGATTTCCCCGAGGGATCATTCGCGGAGGACGACGACGTCAACCCCGTCGTGGCGGGGCGGCTACGCAAGACGGACTGTGGTCGCATCACCGACGGCGCAGCCGCCGTCATCCTCGCCACCCGCGAGTTCACCGAGGCATGGGCTGCCCGTCGCGGGATCGTCCTCGACGACGTGGCGCACATCAGCGGCTTCGGGCACCGCACGGACACGCTCCTGCTCGCCGACAAGTTGCACCGCGCACGGGACGACGACTACATGTTCCCGCACCTGCGCCGCACCGTTGCCGACGCCTTCCGCCGCGGGGGAGTCGACGGAATCGAGGACGTCGACGTCGTCGAGCTGCACGACTGTTTCTCGGTCACCGGCCTGGTGACACTGGAGCACCTCGGCCTGGTGTCCCCGGGTATGGGCGGGGAGGCGATTCTCAACGGCACCACCACCCGTGCGGGATCCCTGCCGGTCAACCCGGGTGGTGGACTCCTCGGACTGGGGCACCCCGTCGGGGCGACGGGCGTGCGCATGGTGCTGGACGGCCAACGTCAGGTGACGGGCCACGCCGGCCACCAGCAGATCGACGGCGCCCGCCGGGTGTTGACGGTCAACGTCGGGGGATCCTTCACCACCATCGTCGCCTTCGTCGTGGAGGCCGGTGCCCGATGA
- a CDS encoding right-handed parallel beta-helix repeat-containing protein translates to MSRRRLVNPWRPARLRSRTATLTGAVGLSGLAVAVAVTGVPPVSAGGVKAEQVPGVARGADDGPDGVGDSTQWRETANGEWGGTWGAAGAPDGKRPADRHDPADRGRPVRCDAASLVAAITTANANGGGMLSLAEKCTYELTTGDGGNGLPPVVQPVTINGNGARITRAANAEPFRILDVAGGGKLTLRDLVVANGRAPDDQSGGGIRVQEGASLRIDRTTIAGNVTSGQNADGAGIANQGVTSVKRSTITGNTASEDGAGLYNLGGLVTVEKSTVTRNVAGDTGGGIENDGGVTTISHTLIGDNRAADTGGGLINQGDTVKIFHSAVTGNAATIGGGIVDNSGDTLLVTAVTVRKNTAQTAGGGVAVTASTNVTIDDSAITDNVTTAGDGGGVWIEDDSTDRPVAIRRLQRGGGHRHREGGHHRQPAHELHRQPATGPRVLRLTRGGALRRPSEPAGAHRLLHRLVAPGDGAGPRRPGHQQ, encoded by the coding sequence ATGTCACGAAGAAGACTCGTCAACCCTTGGCGGCCGGCGCGGCTCCGGTCGCGTACCGCCACCCTGACCGGAGCGGTGGGGTTGTCCGGGCTCGCGGTGGCGGTCGCGGTTACCGGCGTCCCGCCGGTGTCGGCAGGTGGCGTGAAAGCCGAACAGGTGCCCGGCGTCGCTCGGGGGGCTGACGACGGCCCGGACGGCGTCGGCGACTCCACGCAGTGGCGGGAGACGGCCAACGGTGAGTGGGGCGGCACGTGGGGCGCTGCCGGCGCCCCGGACGGGAAACGGCCGGCGGACCGGCATGATCCGGCCGACCGGGGGCGCCCGGTCCGCTGCGACGCGGCCAGCCTGGTCGCGGCGATCACCACGGCGAACGCGAACGGCGGCGGCATGCTCTCGCTGGCCGAGAAGTGCACGTACGAGCTGACCACGGGTGACGGTGGTAACGGCCTGCCACCGGTCGTCCAGCCGGTCACGATCAACGGAAACGGGGCCCGGATCACGCGGGCGGCGAACGCCGAACCGTTCCGCATCCTCGACGTCGCCGGCGGTGGCAAGCTGACGCTGCGGGACCTGGTCGTGGCGAACGGCCGGGCGCCCGACGACCAGAGCGGCGGGGGGATCCGGGTCCAGGAGGGCGCCTCGTTGCGGATCGACCGGACCACCATCGCCGGCAACGTCACGAGCGGCCAGAACGCCGACGGCGCCGGAATCGCCAACCAGGGCGTGACCAGCGTCAAGCGCAGCACCATCACCGGCAACACCGCCAGCGAGGACGGCGCCGGCCTCTACAACCTCGGCGGCCTGGTCACCGTCGAGAAATCCACAGTGACCCGGAACGTCGCCGGTGACACCGGTGGCGGCATCGAGAACGACGGCGGGGTCACAACGATCTCGCACACCCTGATCGGGGACAACCGCGCGGCCGACACCGGCGGGGGCCTCATCAACCAGGGCGACACGGTGAAGATCTTCCACAGCGCGGTCACCGGCAACGCGGCCACCATCGGCGGAGGCATCGTCGACAACAGCGGCGACACCCTGCTGGTCACCGCCGTCACCGTGCGGAAGAACACGGCGCAGACCGCGGGCGGCGGCGTCGCCGTCACCGCGTCCACCAACGTGACGATCGACGACAGCGCGATCACCGACAACGTCACCACGGCCGGCGACGGCGGCGGGGTGTGGATCGAGGACGACTCCACCGACAGGCCGGTGGCGATCCGGCGTCTACAACGCGGGGGTGGTCACCGCCACCGGGAAGGTGGTCATCACCGGCAACCGGCCCACGAACTGCACCGGCAGCCCGCAACCGGTCCCCGGGTGCTTCGGCTGACTCGCGGCGGTGCACTCCGACGGCCCAGTGAACCCGCCGGGGCGCACCGCCTGCTACACCGGCTCGTCGCGCCCGGTGATGGTGCGGGGCCCCGACGCCCCGGTCACCAGCAGTAG
- a CDS encoding right-handed parallel beta-helix repeat-containing protein, translating to MTGLAGVMTAAVAGYPGAATPWSHASLTLDGGEGDRMHQDGRGKPVGDGGPATDDPAGEWSEREGGDWGGDWGVAGDPGWRKDGHDGKKAAVRKDGHGGKKAAVRKDGHDGKKAAVRKDGHGGKKAAVRKVPCDANALIAAITAANQAGGGALRLAERCTYTLTANEDNNGLPPVFQPIAIHGQGATIVRAAEAASFRIFNVTTGGDLSLWDLTVAGGRVEDENGGGILVGEGARLSLDRVTVRDNTVAGEDGSGGGVAIDNGGKVTITRSTITRNTAVVDGGGLHSDNGSLTVTKSKLTHNVAGDEGGAYFNDDGVGVIRHTLISDNHATTGGGGVDNAGDLSEVAFSTIARNTAGQFGGGVFDSSSESLLLRHVTVAGNTAPTGGGIYITSNIGATIEDSKIVHNTATDGDGGGIAINGEQAGDEAVVAVRRTKISSNRATGAAGRAGGIFFNPPDDSAAELVLTDVRITNNTAQVQPGGVYSNGTVRAFGTNIIVDNRPTNCVGSPQPVPDCFG from the coding sequence GTGACGGGGCTGGCCGGCGTGATGACCGCCGCGGTCGCCGGCTACCCGGGCGCGGCGACACCCTGGAGCCACGCTTCGCTGACCCTGGACGGTGGTGAGGGTGACCGGATGCACCAGGACGGCCGGGGCAAGCCGGTCGGCGACGGTGGTCCGGCCACCGACGATCCGGCGGGCGAGTGGTCGGAGCGGGAGGGCGGTGACTGGGGTGGCGACTGGGGCGTTGCCGGCGACCCGGGCTGGAGGAAGGACGGCCACGACGGTAAGAAGGCGGCCGTGCGGAAGGACGGCCACGGCGGTAAGAAGGCGGCCGTGCGGAAGGACGGCCACGACGGTAAGAAGGCGGCCGTGCGGAAGGACGGCCACGGCGGCAAGAAGGCGGCCGTGCGGAAGGTGCCCTGCGACGCGAACGCGTTGATCGCGGCGATCACTGCGGCGAACCAGGCGGGTGGCGGCGCGCTGCGCCTGGCCGAGCGCTGCACCTACACGTTGACCGCGAACGAGGACAACAACGGGCTGCCGCCGGTGTTCCAGCCGATCGCCATCCACGGACAGGGGGCGACGATCGTCAGGGCGGCGGAGGCGGCGAGCTTCCGGATCTTCAACGTCACCACCGGCGGCGACCTGTCCCTGTGGGATCTCACCGTGGCCGGCGGAAGGGTCGAGGACGAAAACGGCGGCGGCATCCTGGTCGGCGAGGGTGCACGACTGAGCCTGGACCGGGTCACCGTGCGGGACAACACCGTCGCCGGCGAGGATGGCAGCGGCGGTGGGGTCGCGATCGACAACGGCGGCAAGGTCACGATCACCAGGAGCACCATCACCCGCAACACCGCTGTTGTGGACGGTGGTGGCCTCCACAGCGACAACGGCTCGCTGACGGTGACCAAGTCGAAGCTGACCCACAACGTCGCGGGTGACGAGGGTGGTGCGTACTTCAACGACGACGGCGTGGGGGTCATCCGGCACACGTTGATCAGCGACAACCACGCCACCACCGGCGGTGGTGGCGTGGACAACGCTGGCGACCTGTCGGAGGTCGCCTTCAGCACCATCGCCCGCAACACGGCCGGACAATTCGGCGGCGGAGTCTTCGACAGCAGCAGCGAGTCGCTGCTGCTGCGGCACGTCACCGTCGCCGGCAACACCGCCCCCACCGGTGGCGGGATCTACATCACCAGCAACATCGGCGCGACGATCGAGGACAGCAAGATCGTCCACAACACCGCCACCGACGGCGACGGTGGTGGAATCGCCATCAACGGCGAACAGGCCGGCGACGAAGCCGTGGTGGCCGTGCGTCGCACCAAGATCTCGTCCAACCGCGCCACCGGCGCCGCCGGGCGAGCCGGCGGGATCTTCTTCAACCCGCCCGACGACAGCGCCGCCGAGTTGGTGCTGACCGACGTCCGGATCACCAACAACACCGCCCAGGTCCAACCGGGTGGCGTCTACAGCAACGGCACGGTCCGCGCCTTCGGCACCAACATCATCGTCGACAACCGGCCCACCAACTGCGTCGGCAGCCCGCAACCGGTACCCGACTGCTTCGGCTGA
- a CDS encoding NAD(P)H-binding protein, translating into MKILLYGASGTIGREIAGELLARGHATTGVTRRGDLGDLAHERLTVVAGDVTDATAVADLAVSHDAVVSAVGPRIGQENDRDTIVGAATALIDGLRKAGVTRLVTIGGAGSLRTASGRRVLDDPDFPALWKANAEAQAEALGVYRAATDLEWTYVSPAAVIRPGERTGAFRIGGDDLVTDSGGKSEISYADYAVALVDELERNSAVRRRITVAY; encoded by the coding sequence GTGAAGATCCTGTTGTACGGAGCGAGCGGCACCATCGGCCGGGAAATCGCCGGGGAACTGCTCGCCCGTGGGCACGCCACGACCGGTGTCACCCGCCGCGGCGACCTGGGCGACCTGGCCCACGAGCGGCTCACCGTCGTGGCCGGCGACGTGACCGACGCCACCGCGGTGGCCGACCTCGCGGTCTCGCACGACGCGGTGGTCTCCGCGGTGGGCCCGCGCATCGGCCAGGAGAACGACCGGGACACCATCGTCGGCGCCGCCACCGCCCTGATCGACGGGCTGCGCAAGGCGGGCGTCACCCGGCTCGTGACGATCGGCGGCGCGGGGAGCCTGCGGACGGCCTCAGGCCGACGGGTGCTGGACGACCCGGACTTCCCCGCGCTGTGGAAGGCGAATGCCGAGGCCCAGGCCGAAGCGCTCGGCGTCTACCGCGCAGCCACCGACTTGGAGTGGACGTACGTCTCGCCCGCCGCTGTGATCAGGCCGGGCGAGCGGACCGGAGCGTTCCGGATCGGCGGCGACGACCTCGTCACCGACTCCGGGGGCAAGAGCGAAATCTCCTACGCCGACTACGCGGTCGCCCTGGTCGACGAGCTGGAGCGCAACTCGGCGGTCCGCCGCCGGATCACCGTGGCGTACTGA
- a CDS encoding MBL fold metallo-hydrolase, translating to MTNDDHTLHVRRLAWAGVEIRIGATRLLIDPLEHAAPLEPVMGVPKRPLPAVDTPSGTHVLITHLHPDHYDHELLAGLADDATVGCHAPIAPQVRAAGLNAIPQELGEPRSIGLLTVTPVTSLDWRGNDCDQVAWVVEGAGRRIIHCGDTQWHGSWWQIARDHGPFDVAFVPVNGVIARFEGYTADVPVTMTPEQAVEAAVALGATTVCAMHYGLFHNPPTYVEQDDIEQRFRRAAGQRGITAAIVADGQPVL from the coding sequence ATGACCAACGACGACCACACCCTCCACGTCCGCCGCCTGGCGTGGGCGGGTGTCGAGATCCGCATCGGCGCCACCCGGCTGCTGATCGACCCGCTGGAACACGCCGCGCCCCTCGAACCCGTGATGGGCGTGCCGAAGCGGCCGCTACCGGCGGTCGACACCCCATCCGGAACGCACGTCCTGATCACGCACCTGCACCCGGACCACTACGACCACGAGCTGCTCGCGGGGCTCGCCGACGACGCCACGGTCGGCTGTCACGCGCCGATCGCGCCGCAGGTGCGCGCGGCCGGCCTCAACGCGATCCCGCAGGAACTCGGTGAGCCGCGCAGCATCGGCTTGTTGACCGTCACCCCGGTCACGTCACTGGACTGGCGCGGCAACGACTGCGATCAGGTGGCCTGGGTGGTGGAGGGGGCCGGTCGGCGCATCATCCACTGCGGCGACACCCAGTGGCACGGCAGCTGGTGGCAGATCGCCCGCGACCACGGCCCGTTCGACGTCGCCTTCGTCCCGGTCAACGGCGTCATCGCGCGCTTCGAGGGCTATACGGCCGACGTGCCCGTGACCATGACGCCCGAACAAGCGGTCGAGGCCGCCGTGGCGCTCGGCGCCACGACCGTGTGCGCGATGCACTACGGCCTCTTCCACAACCCGCCCACCTACGTCGAACAGGACGACATCGAGCAGCGCTTCCGCCGCGCCGCCGGGCAGCGTGGCATCACCGCGGCCATCGTCGCGGATGGACAACCGGTTCTCTGA
- a CDS encoding winged helix-turn-helix transcriptional regulator → MRTYGQFCGIAKALDVIGDRWTLLIVRELLALGPCRHTDLRNGLPGIASNLLVERLRDLEQAGLIHREPTPPPVATTLFALTDRGRELESVLRELSRWGMPLLGEHAAGESFRTHWLALPVRELTDRTPDRPPVALQLHADGNEDLVVEVKDGAVHTHPGRVDDATASLTGPPQLLTALLSGDVDLTGAQQRGLRLDGDPQAVLRVLPADTSAGPAAR, encoded by the coding sequence GTGCGCACCTACGGTCAGTTCTGCGGCATAGCGAAGGCGCTGGACGTCATCGGAGACCGGTGGACCCTGTTGATCGTCCGCGAGCTCCTCGCCCTCGGACCCTGCCGGCACACCGACCTGCGCAACGGGCTACCCGGCATCGCCAGCAACCTGCTCGTCGAACGCCTCCGCGACCTGGAGCAGGCGGGCCTGATCCACCGCGAGCCGACACCCCCACCCGTGGCAACCACCCTGTTCGCCCTCACCGATCGCGGCCGGGAGTTGGAGTCGGTGCTGCGTGAACTCAGCCGCTGGGGCATGCCCCTGCTCGGCGAGCACGCCGCCGGGGAGAGCTTCCGGACCCATTGGCTGGCACTACCCGTACGGGAACTGACCGACCGGACTCCCGACCGGCCACCGGTCGCCCTCCAGTTGCACGCCGACGGCAACGAGGACCTGGTCGTCGAGGTGAAGGACGGCGCCGTGCACACCCACCCCGGGCGGGTCGACGACGCCACGGCATCGTTGACCGGGCCGCCGCAGCTACTCACGGCCCTGCTGTCCGGCGACGTCGACCTGACCGGCGCGCAACAGCGGGGCCTCCGCCTCGACGGAGACCCGCAGGCAGTCCTTCGCGTCCTGCCGGCCGACACCTCGGCGGGGCCCGCCGCTCGGTAG
- a CDS encoding IS701 family transposase: MVGSWDAGLEELFFRFAHRFERVEPRRRAWAYVRGLLAPLERRNGWTLAEQAGHVSPDGLQGMLCSAAWDRDAVRDDVRDYVVDQIGDAAGVLIADETGFVKKGRASAGVQRQYSGTAGKTENCQIGTFLCYATPRGRALIDRELYLPKSWTGDRDRCRRSAIPDAVGFATKPQQAQAMLERAITAGVPFSWFTADEAYGQNPGLRGWLEDRDIAYVMATRRDDRVPSGLHTTTGVDELIGRVRAGAWQRLSCGDGAHGPRRYDWARLPIRRTFAHGRRGWVLARRSITDPGDIAYYVCFGPRGTRLRDLVRVAGSRWSVEESFQTAKNEVGLDQYQVRRYDAWYAHITLAMAAAAFLVVTRALEAAKGAPPQTSAARSR, encoded by the coding sequence GTGGTCGGGTCGTGGGATGCCGGGTTGGAGGAGTTGTTCTTCCGGTTCGCGCATCGGTTTGAGCGGGTGGAGCCGCGGCGGCGGGCATGGGCGTATGTGCGGGGGCTACTGGCACCGTTGGAGCGGCGTAACGGCTGGACCCTCGCGGAGCAGGCTGGGCATGTGTCGCCGGACGGGTTGCAGGGCATGCTGTGCAGCGCGGCGTGGGACCGGGACGCGGTCCGCGATGACGTGCGCGATTACGTGGTGGACCAGATCGGCGATGCGGCCGGGGTGCTCATCGCTGACGAGACGGGGTTCGTCAAGAAGGGCCGTGCGTCGGCGGGGGTCCAACGGCAGTATTCGGGTACGGCGGGCAAGACCGAGAACTGCCAGATCGGCACGTTCCTGTGCTACGCCACGCCGCGGGGTCGGGCGTTGATCGATCGGGAGTTGTACCTGCCGAAGTCGTGGACCGGTGATCGGGACCGGTGCCGGCGCTCGGCGATCCCGGACGCCGTCGGGTTCGCGACCAAGCCGCAGCAGGCGCAGGCCATGCTGGAGCGGGCGATCACCGCGGGGGTGCCGTTTTCGTGGTTCACGGCCGATGAGGCCTACGGGCAGAACCCTGGCCTGCGGGGCTGGTTGGAGGATCGGGACATCGCGTACGTGATGGCCACCCGACGCGACGATCGGGTGCCCTCCGGGCTGCACACCACCACCGGTGTCGACGAGCTGATCGGCAGGGTGCGTGCGGGCGCGTGGCAACGACTGTCGTGTGGTGACGGCGCGCACGGGCCGCGCCGCTACGACTGGGCTCGGCTGCCGATCCGCCGCACCTTTGCCCACGGCCGCCGCGGCTGGGTCCTGGCCCGACGCTCGATCACGGATCCCGGCGACATCGCCTACTACGTCTGCTTCGGCCCCCGCGGCACCCGACTACGCGACCTGGTGCGGGTCGCCGGTAGCCGTTGGTCGGTGGAGGAATCGTTCCAGACCGCGAAGAACGAGGTCGGCCTGGACCAGTACCAGGTCCGCCGCTACGACGCCTGGTACGCCCACATCACCCTCGCGATGGCCGCCGCCGCGTTCCTCGTCGTCACCCGCGCCCTCGAAGCCGCAAAGGGGGCACCACCGCAAACGAGCGCAGCCAGATCCCGCTGA
- a CDS encoding IS3 family transposase, which produces MIDAAITELTPLIGIRTACRATGRPQANHYRRHRQTPAPPRPGREPRPQPRALSAAERDSVRALLNSPDFADMAPAAVYHTLLDEGVYVASVSSMYRILRAHGEVRERRRHAVHPPKVKPELIADAPNRVWSWDITKLRGPAKRDFYHLYSVIDIYSRYTVAWLLAEREDAALAERLLSDAITKQGVAREQLTIHADRGTSMASKTVAQMMADLGVTKSHSRPRCSNDNPFSEAQFKTLKYRPDFPDRFGSVQDARAHCRAFFTWYNTIHRHSGIGWHTPHDVHHGHARQVRDVRADVLTAAYTRNPERFVRGIPQPPALPTTAWINKPEDTTTQSTNP; this is translated from the coding sequence ATGATCGACGCTGCGATCACCGAACTGACGCCGCTGATCGGCATCCGGACGGCGTGCCGAGCCACCGGCCGGCCGCAGGCCAACCATTACCGCCGGCACCGCCAGACGCCTGCGCCACCGCGGCCGGGGCGTGAACCCAGGCCGCAGCCACGTGCCCTGAGCGCAGCCGAGCGTGACAGCGTCCGGGCGTTGCTCAACAGCCCGGACTTCGCCGACATGGCCCCCGCGGCCGTCTACCACACCCTCCTCGACGAGGGCGTGTACGTGGCGTCGGTGTCGAGCATGTACCGGATCCTGCGTGCCCACGGCGAAGTCAGGGAGCGCCGCCGTCACGCGGTGCACCCGCCGAAGGTCAAGCCCGAACTGATCGCCGACGCCCCCAATCGCGTGTGGTCGTGGGACATCACCAAGCTGCGCGGCCCGGCCAAGCGGGACTTCTACCACCTCTACAGCGTGATCGACATCTACAGCCGTTACACCGTCGCGTGGCTGCTCGCCGAGCGCGAGGACGCCGCCCTGGCCGAACGGCTGCTGTCCGACGCGATCACCAAGCAGGGCGTCGCGCGTGAGCAGTTGACCATCCACGCCGACCGCGGCACCTCAATGGCGTCCAAGACGGTCGCGCAGATGATGGCCGACCTCGGCGTGACCAAGTCCCACTCCCGGCCCAGGTGCAGCAACGACAACCCGTTCTCCGAGGCCCAGTTCAAGACCCTGAAGTACCGGCCCGACTTCCCCGACCGCTTCGGCAGCGTCCAGGACGCCCGAGCTCACTGCCGCGCCTTCTTCACCTGGTACAACACCATCCACCGGCACTCCGGCATCGGCTGGCACACCCCACACGACGTCCACCACGGCCACGCCCGGCAGGTCCGCGATGTCCGCGCCGACGTCCTGACCGCCGCCTACACCCGCAACCCCGAACGATTCGTCCGCGGCATCCCGCAACCACCCGCCCTGCCCACCACCGCGTGGATCAACAAGCCCGAGGACACCACGACTCAGTCAACGAACCCCTGA
- a CDS encoding xanthine dehydrogenase family protein subunit M gives MRPFTYTRARSAHEAVTAFATSTADRPHYLSGGTALIDLMKLSVETPGRIIDLTDVPDLDFVREEDGDLIVGALTRMSDVANHPLVGARCPALVESLRSGASQQLRNMARVGGNLLQRTRCGYFRSVEFPCNKRQPGSGCSALGGLNRGHAILGGSDHCIAVYPSDWAVALTAFDASVAVVGPNGTRSVSIHDLIVPPGDTPDRETTLAPGELITAIRVPTSPAARSSTYRKVGDRSSYAFALASAAVGLHLDAAGAVGEVRIALGGLGTVPWRAWDAERALVGARLDDASVRAALEPEFRSARTTAQNAFRVGLGVETVVEAVAIAKESAS, from the coding sequence ATGCGTCCCTTCACGTACACGCGGGCGCGCTCGGCGCACGAGGCGGTGACGGCGTTCGCCACGTCCACCGCTGACCGGCCGCACTATCTCAGTGGTGGCACCGCCCTGATCGACCTGATGAAGCTGAGCGTCGAGACTCCCGGTCGGATCATCGACCTGACCGACGTCCCCGACCTCGACTTCGTCCGCGAGGAAGACGGTGACCTAATCGTCGGCGCGCTGACCCGGATGAGTGACGTCGCGAACCACCCGCTGGTCGGTGCCAGGTGTCCCGCGCTCGTGGAGTCACTGCGATCCGGGGCCTCCCAGCAGTTGCGGAACATGGCGAGGGTTGGCGGTAACCTGTTGCAACGCACACGCTGCGGCTACTTCCGGTCAGTCGAGTTCCCCTGCAACAAGCGGCAGCCGGGGTCGGGGTGTTCCGCGCTCGGTGGGCTCAACCGCGGACACGCCATCCTCGGTGGCAGCGACCACTGCATCGCCGTGTATCCGAGCGACTGGGCGGTGGCGCTGACCGCGTTCGACGCGAGCGTGGCGGTCGTCGGACCGAACGGCACCCGCTCGGTCTCGATCCACGACCTGATCGTGCCGCCGGGCGACACCCCGGACCGCGAGACCACGCTCGCCCCCGGCGAACTCATCACCGCCATCCGCGTACCCACGAGCCCGGCGGCGCGGTCGTCGACCTATCGCAAGGTGGGCGACCGGAGTTCGTACGCGTTCGCCCTCGCCTCGGCCGCCGTCGGGCTCCACCTCGACGCGGCCGGCGCCGTCGGCGAGGTGCGGATCGCGCTCGGTGGACTCGGCACCGTGCCCTGGCGGGCGTGGGACGCCGAACGCGCACTGGTCGGCGCCCGGCTGGACGACGCGTCCGTACGGGCAGCGCTGGAGCCGGAGTTCCGGTCGGCACGCACCACGGCGCAGAACGCCTTCCGCGTCGGCTTGGGGGTGGAGACCGTCGTGGAGGCTGTCGCCATCGCGAAGGAGAGTGCGTCGTGA